In Quercus robur chromosome 10, dhQueRobu3.1, whole genome shotgun sequence, a genomic segment contains:
- the LOC126703610 gene encoding flavonol 3-O-glucosyltransferase UGT89B1-like, with the protein MSTTKSKTNLHIVAYPYPTAGHIIPLLDLTHLLLTRGLNVTVLVTPNNVHLLEPYLSTHPSSLKHLVLPAPDITPPPHKRLIANVRALRDLHYPILLQWFQSQPSPPVAIISDFFLGWTHYLACELKVPRLCFSPSGAFGMSVAFSMSRDPPKNNDPSEDINFLISLPKVPNSPTYPWWQIPPHHRNDLEADPDWEFHRNSKLANFESWGIVFNSFASLESVYFDHLKREVGHNRVWAVGPVLPLEGDLIGSATRGGASSVPCHELMTWLDARLDNSVVYVCFGSRAVLTSKQLNVLVTALECSGVHFILCVRIPDDQGLILDGFRDRVGDRGLVIKGWAPQVAILCHRAVGSFLTHCGWNSVLEGLISGVVILTWPMGAEQFTNALLLVDQLGVAIRAGEGTQYIPDSNELARLLVLSLDRIKPQNVRAKELSDVALSAVKGGSSEKDLDELIKQLANIKKLE; encoded by the coding sequence ATGTCCACCACCAAGTCCAAGACCAACCTCCACATCGTTGCTTATCCTTACCCAACCGCAGGCCATATCATCCCCCTCCTAGACCTCACCCACCTGTTACTCACCCGCGGCCTAAACGTCACTGTTTTGGTCACCCCCAACAACGTCCATTTACTTGAACCATACCTCTCCACCCACCCATCTTCTCTCAAACACTTGGTTCTCCCGGCCCCAGATATCACTCCACCTCCACATAAAAGACTCATCGCTAACGTGCGCGCCTTGCGTGACCTTCACTATCCTATCCTACTCCAATGGTTCCAGTCTCAACCTTCACCACCTGTGGCTATCATATCTGATTTTTTCCTCGGCTGGACCCACTACCTTGCCTGTGAGCTTAAAGTGCCACGTCTCTGCTTCTCACCCTCCGGAGCTTTTGGGATGTCTGTAGCTTTTTCCATGAGCCGTGACCCACCCAAAAACAATGATCCCAGTGAGGATATCAATTTCCTAATTTCATTACCTAAGGTCCCGAATTCCCCCACGTACCCTTGGTGGCAGATCCCTCCACATCATAGAAACGATCTTGAAGCTGACCCAGATTGGGAATTTCACAGAAACAGCAAGCTGGCTAATTTCGAGAGTTGGGGAATTGTGTTTAACTCGTTCGCCAGTTTGGAGAGTGTGTACTTTGACCATTTGAAGAGAGAGGTTGGGCACAATCGAGTGTGGGCGGTAGGACCTGTATTGCCACTTGAAGGTGATTTGATTGGATCGGCTACTAGAGGTGGGGCCAGCTCTGTGCCATGTCACGAGCTTATGACATGGCTGGATGCTCGTCTTGACAACTCTGTTGTTTACGTGTGCTTTGGAAGTCGTGCTGTGTTGACAAGTAAGCAATTAAATGTTCTTGTAACAGCGTTGGAGTGTAGTGGGGTCCATTTTATTTTGTGCGTGAGGATACCTGATGATCAAGGTTTGATTCTCGATGGGTTTAGAGATCGTGTGGGCGATAGGGGATTAGTGATTAAGGGGTGGGCCCCACAAGTGGCTATTCTATGCCATCGAGCAGTAGGTTCATTTTTGACTCATTGTGGGTGGAACTCCGTGTTGGAAGGACTTATCTCAGGAGTTGTGATATTGACATGGCCAATGGGTGCAGAACAGTTTACAAATGCCTTGTTGTTAGTTGACCAATTAGGTGTGGCAATTAGAGCTGGCGAGGGCACTCAATATATTCCTGACTCTAATGAGTTGGCTCGGTTATTGGTACTTTCACTCGATAGAATTAAGCCCCAAAATGTTCGAGCCAAAGAGTTGAGTGATGTGGCCCTAAGCGCGGTCAAGGGAGGAAGTTCCGAGAAAGATTTGGATGAATTGATCAAACAATTAGCTAACATCAAAAAATTAGAgtga